One Halobaculum roseum DNA segment encodes these proteins:
- a CDS encoding FAD-binding and (Fe-S)-binding domain-containing protein — protein sequence MSSDLPSPPDGGPDLTDADYDYVSEDVARPGLVDDLEELVEGDVRFDTYSRQLYATDASAYQQTPIGVVLPRSTDDVAAVMAYCAEREIPVLPRGGGTSLAGQAVNEAVVLDFTKYMDEIRDLDPDDREATVDAGCIVEELNEAAAPHGLKFAPDPAWRDKSAIGGAIGNNSTGSHSLKYGKTDAYVESCEVVLADGSVETFGEIEVATMREAADPDGELLERIYAELVRVIDEESEEVTARYPDMKRNVSGYNLDVLVAEARGEWEAGTASEEASGGAASGPGQGVGADEPGEAGTVNLARLMCGSEGTLGIVTEATVSLVEVPETKAVALLTYDSLLDAMEDVARILEHDPAAVEVMDDTFLDLARETAEFGDVVGLLPEGTDSTLLVEFYADSDDDGRRKVADLVADRCPGVDTEVEASADRADAGDEVFATHALEAHDPERRATFWKMRKAGMPILLSRTSDAKHMSFIEDCAVPPEHLADYAADFQALLEEVGTFAAFYAHAGPGVLHIRPLVDTKTVEGLDQFERIADGASDLVVKYGGSVSGEHGDGRARTQWNRKLYGDDLWSTFRDLKTAFDPDWLLNPGNVCGDHSLTEHLRFDPEYAFDAGFEPELNWHNENGFQGMTELCHGCGGCRGGQSTTGGVMCPTFRAADEEIQSTRGRANLLRGAMSGDLPEDPFSEEFTSEVMDLCVGCKGCKRNCPSGVDMAKLKAEVVHERHEREGPSLRDRLFANVNLLSRVGSALAPVSNWAMRLPGSGLLGEKLLGIAAERDLPEFHRTTLRDWFESRGGPAVAEADAERVAVLVPDTYTNYNHPDAGKAAVRVLEAAGVRVELADVEDTGRPAHSMGFLDAARERTGAAVEDLAPRVDAGRDVVVVEPSEAVMLQSDLLDLHDSAAAANVAANSYGVLEYLDAFRLDESMDLAGEGALTYHGHCHQKATKKDHHAVGVLRRAGYEVDPLDSTCCGMAGSFGYEAEHHSMSTAIASILFDQVDDSPGEAVTAPGASCRSQLAERDGADGDPPHPVEKVAEALR from the coding sequence ATGTCTTCCGATCTCCCGTCCCCGCCCGACGGCGGGCCGGACCTGACCGACGCCGACTACGACTACGTCTCCGAGGACGTGGCCCGACCGGGACTCGTGGACGACCTGGAGGAACTCGTGGAGGGCGACGTTCGCTTCGACACGTACTCCAGACAGCTGTACGCGACGGACGCCTCCGCGTACCAGCAGACGCCCATCGGCGTCGTCCTCCCGCGGTCCACCGACGACGTGGCCGCGGTGATGGCGTACTGTGCCGAGCGGGAGATCCCGGTGCTCCCCCGCGGCGGCGGCACGTCGCTGGCCGGCCAGGCGGTGAACGAGGCCGTCGTCCTCGATTTCACGAAGTACATGGACGAGATCCGCGATCTCGACCCCGACGATCGCGAGGCGACCGTCGACGCCGGCTGCATCGTCGAGGAGCTCAACGAGGCTGCCGCCCCGCACGGCCTGAAGTTCGCGCCGGATCCGGCGTGGCGCGACAAGTCCGCGATCGGCGGCGCGATCGGCAACAATTCCACCGGGTCACACTCGCTGAAGTACGGCAAGACCGACGCGTACGTCGAGTCATGCGAGGTCGTCCTCGCCGACGGCTCCGTCGAGACGTTCGGCGAGATCGAGGTGGCGACGATGCGCGAGGCGGCCGACCCCGACGGGGAACTGCTCGAACGGATCTACGCCGAACTCGTCCGGGTCATCGACGAGGAGAGCGAGGAGGTGACCGCGCGCTACCCGGACATGAAGCGCAACGTCTCCGGCTACAACCTCGACGTGCTCGTGGCGGAGGCGCGCGGGGAGTGGGAGGCGGGAACCGCCTCCGAAGAGGCGAGCGGCGGAGCCGCGAGCGGGCCGGGACAGGGGGTCGGCGCCGACGAACCCGGCGAGGCGGGAACGGTGAACCTCGCGCGGCTCATGTGCGGGAGCGAGGGGACGCTCGGGATCGTCACCGAGGCGACCGTCTCGCTGGTGGAGGTGCCCGAGACGAAGGCGGTCGCGCTGCTCACCTACGACTCGCTGCTGGACGCGATGGAGGACGTGGCCCGGATCCTCGAACACGACCCCGCCGCCGTCGAGGTAATGGACGACACGTTCCTCGATCTCGCGCGGGAGACGGCCGAGTTCGGCGATGTCGTCGGCCTGCTCCCCGAGGGCACCGACTCGACGCTGCTCGTGGAGTTCTACGCCGACAGCGACGACGACGGACGACGGAAGGTCGCCGACCTTGTCGCCGACCGCTGTCCCGGGGTCGACACCGAGGTCGAGGCGAGCGCGGACCGCGCCGACGCCGGCGACGAGGTGTTCGCCACGCACGCGCTGGAGGCGCACGACCCCGAGCGGCGCGCGACGTTCTGGAAGATGCGCAAGGCGGGGATGCCGATCCTGCTCAGCCGCACGTCAGACGCCAAGCACATGTCGTTCATCGAGGACTGCGCGGTGCCGCCGGAGCACCTCGCGGACTACGCCGCCGACTTCCAGGCGCTGCTGGAGGAGGTCGGGACGTTCGCGGCGTTCTACGCCCACGCGGGCCCCGGCGTGCTCCACATCCGGCCGCTGGTCGACACCAAGACGGTCGAGGGGCTCGACCAGTTCGAGCGCATCGCCGACGGCGCCAGCGACCTGGTCGTGAAGTACGGCGGCAGCGTCTCGGGAGAGCACGGCGACGGTCGCGCCCGAACCCAGTGGAACCGGAAGCTGTACGGCGACGACCTCTGGTCGACCTTCCGCGACCTCAAGACCGCCTTCGACCCCGATTGGCTCCTGAACCCCGGGAACGTCTGTGGCGATCACAGTCTCACCGAACACCTCCGGTTCGACCCCGAGTACGCCTTCGACGCGGGGTTCGAGCCGGAGCTGAACTGGCACAACGAGAACGGATTTCAGGGGATGACGGAGCTGTGTCACGGCTGCGGCGGCTGTCGCGGCGGGCAGTCGACGACCGGCGGCGTGATGTGCCCCACCTTCCGTGCGGCCGACGAGGAGATCCAGAGCACCCGCGGCCGCGCGAACCTCCTACGCGGGGCGATGTCGGGCGATCTGCCCGAGGACCCGTTCTCCGAGGAGTTCACGAGCGAGGTGATGGACCTGTGTGTCGGCTGCAAGGGGTGTAAGCGCAACTGCCCCAGCGGCGTCGACATGGCGAAGCTGAAGGCCGAAGTCGTCCACGAGCGCCACGAGCGCGAGGGCCCGAGCCTCCGCGACCGCCTGTTCGCGAACGTCAACCTCCTCTCGCGGGTCGGGTCGGCGCTGGCGCCGGTGTCGAACTGGGCGATGAGGCTTCCCGGCTCGGGACTCCTCGGGGAGAAGCTCCTCGGGATCGCCGCCGAGCGCGACCTCCCGGAGTTCCACCGGACGACGCTGCGCGACTGGTTCGAATCCCGGGGCGGCCCGGCAGTCGCCGAGGCGGACGCCGAGCGCGTCGCCGTGCTCGTCCCGGACACGTACACGAATTACAACCACCCAGACGCCGGGAAGGCTGCGGTCCGGGTGCTCGAAGCGGCGGGCGTCCGCGTCGAACTCGCGGACGTGGAGGACACCGGCCGGCCGGCACACAGCATGGGCTTTCTCGACGCCGCCCGCGAGCGCACCGGCGCCGCGGTCGAGGATCTGGCCCCCCGCGTCGACGCCGGCCGCGACGTGGTCGTCGTCGAACCAAGCGAGGCCGTGATGCTCCAGTCGGATCTCCTCGACCTCCACGACTCGGCGGCCGCCGCAAACGTCGCCGCCAACAGCTACGGCGTGCTGGAGTACCTCGACGCCTTCCGGCTCGACGAGTCGATGGATCTGGCGGGGGAGGGCGCGCTCACGTACCACGGGCACTGCCACCAGAAGGCGACGAAGAAGGACCACCACGCGGTCGGCGTGCTCCGGCGCGCCGGCTACGAGGTGGACCCGCTGGACTCCACGTGCTGCGGGATGGCCGGAAGCTTCGGCTACGAGGCCGAACATCACTCGATGAGTACGGCCATCGCGTCGATCCTCTTCGACCAGGTCGACGACAGCCCCGGCGAGGCGGTCACCGCGCCCGGCGCCTCCTGCCGGTCGCAGCTCGCCGAACGCGACGGCGCCGACGGCGACCCGCCGCATCCGGTCGAGAAGGTCGCCGAGGCGCTCCGGTGA
- a CDS encoding LUD domain-containing protein, producing the protein MSKPDSRAETAARIRHLLETEGDAVAENTRGFNRGRHEAVRELEGYEALKSEARTVKEDAIERLPELIDDLREAVEANGGRVYVADDAADANAYVREVVDGGTVVKSKSMTTEELELNEALEADGAAVTETDLGEWVLQLADEAPSHIVGPAIHKSREGIADLFAETFDLAGEDRPETAEELTRFARERLLRDIREADVGVTGANFLAADSGTMALVTSEGNARKSAVVPDTHVAVAGVEKVIPTVEDLAPFIELIGRSGTGQDITSYVSLLTPPVASPPVRFSESDEPMADAGTAAGDGACEAHPDREFHLVLVDNGRLAMREDDDLRETLYCIRCGACSNSCGNFQSVGGHAFGGETYSGGIATGWEAGVEGLDTAAEFNDLCTGCSRCVPACPVKIDIPWINTVVRDRINRGGDPGRFDPLVEGLTPDDESGGIDPSKRLFGNFDTLAKLGSATAPLSNWGASLGPVRAAMDRWLGIAPERDLPTFERETLVDWFESRGGPRVSEGMARREAVVYPDTYTNHVAVDRGKAAVRTLEALGVRAHVPESTAVASGRAPLSQGMVETARGKAERCRDALLAEVDAGRDVVVIEPSDLAAFEREYERLLPEADATALADGCYEVLEYVYGLLENGAEPAGLAAAGDGHAAGYGDSRGAGDGGDDGESDGDGDGIPVAYHAHCQQRTLDLEAHTVAVLERLGYDVTTSETECCGMAGSFGYKSAYYELSMDVGEPLVEQFGDADRVLASGTSCCEQLDALLGPSTEHPIEAIAPPER; encoded by the coding sequence ATGAGTAAGCCCGACTCGCGCGCCGAGACGGCCGCCCGGATCCGCCACCTGCTGGAGACGGAGGGCGACGCAGTCGCCGAGAACACGCGCGGGTTCAACCGCGGTCGCCACGAGGCGGTGCGGGAGCTTGAGGGCTACGAGGCGCTGAAATCGGAGGCGCGGACGGTCAAGGAGGACGCGATCGAACGGCTGCCCGAGCTGATCGACGACCTCCGCGAGGCGGTCGAGGCGAACGGAGGCCGCGTGTACGTCGCCGACGACGCCGCGGACGCGAACGCGTACGTTCGCGAGGTGGTCGACGGGGGCACCGTCGTCAAGAGCAAGTCGATGACGACCGAGGAGCTGGAGTTGAACGAGGCGCTCGAAGCCGACGGCGCGGCCGTCACCGAGACGGACCTGGGCGAGTGGGTGCTCCAGTTGGCCGACGAGGCGCCGAGCCACATCGTCGGCCCCGCGATCCACAAATCGCGCGAGGGCATCGCCGACCTGTTCGCCGAGACGTTCGACCTCGCGGGCGAGGACCGTCCAGAGACCGCCGAGGAGCTGACCCGGTTCGCCCGCGAGCGGCTCCTCCGGGACATCCGCGAGGCCGACGTGGGCGTCACGGGCGCGAACTTCCTCGCCGCGGACTCGGGGACGATGGCGCTGGTCACCAGCGAAGGCAACGCCAGAAAGAGCGCCGTCGTCCCCGACACGCACGTCGCCGTCGCGGGCGTCGAGAAGGTGATCCCGACCGTCGAGGACCTCGCGCCGTTCATCGAGTTGATCGGCCGCTCGGGGACGGGCCAGGACATCACGTCCTACGTCTCGCTGCTCACGCCGCCGGTGGCGTCGCCGCCGGTCAGGTTTTCCGAGTCAGACGAGCCGATGGCCGACGCCGGAACCGCCGCCGGCGACGGCGCGTGCGAGGCCCACCCCGACCGGGAGTTCCACCTCGTGCTCGTCGACAACGGCCGGCTGGCGATGCGCGAGGACGACGACCTCCGGGAGACGCTGTACTGCATCCGCTGTGGCGCCTGCTCGAACTCGTGTGGCAACTTCCAGTCGGTCGGGGGCCACGCCTTCGGCGGCGAGACGTACTCCGGCGGCATCGCCACCGGCTGGGAGGCCGGCGTCGAGGGGCTCGACACGGCCGCCGAGTTCAACGACCTCTGTACCGGCTGCTCGCGCTGTGTGCCGGCGTGCCCCGTGAAGATCGACATCCCGTGGATCAACACGGTCGTCCGCGACCGGATCAACCGCGGCGGCGACCCAGGAAGGTTCGACCCGCTCGTCGAAGGACTCACCCCAGACGACGAATCCGGTGGGATAGACCCATCGAAACGCCTGTTCGGGAACTTCGACACCCTGGCGAAGCTGGGGAGCGCGACGGCGCCGCTGTCGAACTGGGGGGCGAGCCTCGGGCCGGTCCGCGCGGCGATGGACCGCTGGCTCGGGATCGCCCCCGAGCGCGACCTGCCGACGTTCGAGCGCGAGACGCTCGTCGACTGGTTCGAGTCGCGGGGCGGCCCCCGCGTGAGCGAGGGGATGGCGCGTCGGGAGGCCGTCGTCTACCCCGATACCTACACGAACCACGTCGCCGTCGACCGCGGGAAGGCCGCCGTCCGAACCCTCGAAGCGCTCGGCGTCCGCGCGCACGTCCCGGAGTCGACCGCCGTCGCGAGCGGCCGCGCGCCGCTGTCGCAGGGGATGGTCGAGACGGCCCGCGGGAAGGCCGAGCGCTGTCGCGACGCGCTGCTCGCGGAGGTCGACGCCGGTCGCGACGTGGTAGTGATCGAGCCGAGCGACCTGGCGGCGTTCGAGCGCGAGTACGAACGGCTGCTCCCGGAGGCGGACGCGACGGCGCTGGCGGACGGCTGCTATGAGGTGCTGGAGTACGTGTACGGCCTGCTGGAGAACGGGGCGGAGCCGGCCGGCCTCGCCGCGGCCGGGGACGGCCACGCGGCCGGCTACGGCGACAGTAGGGGCGCCGGCGATGGCGGCGACGACGGCGAGAGCGACGGTGACGGCGACGGCATCCCCGTCGCGTACCACGCCCACTGCCAGCAACGGACGCTGGATCTGGAGGCTCACACCGTCGCGGTGCTGGAGCGCCTCGGCTACGACGTGACCACCTCCGAGACGGAGTGTTGCGGGATGGCCGGCAGCTTCGGCTACAAGTCGGCGTACTACGAGCTGTCGATGGACGTGGGCGAGCCGCTGGTCGAGCAGTTCGGCGACGCCGACCGCGTGCTCGCCTCGGGCACCTCCTGCTGTGAGCAACTGGACGCGCTGCTCGGGCCGTCGACGGAGCATCCGATCGAGGCGATCGCGCCGCCCGAGCGGTAG
- a CDS encoding PRC-barrel domain-containing protein, translated as MNADAAPQEITTLVGREVYSNNGVFVGEVEDVRLDLDSEAVTGLALSQLSDELFASRVEPGKGVMIPYRWVRAVGDVILINDTIERLKDETNEEAVA; from the coding sequence ATGAACGCAGACGCGGCGCCACAGGAGATCACGACTCTCGTGGGGAGGGAGGTCTACTCCAACAACGGCGTGTTCGTGGGGGAAGTCGAGGACGTGCGCCTCGACCTGGATTCCGAGGCCGTCACCGGGCTCGCGCTGTCGCAACTCAGCGACGAACTGTTCGCCAGTCGGGTCGAGCCCGGGAAGGGCGTGATGATCCCGTACCGGTGGGTGCGCGCCGTCGGCGACGTGATCCTCATCAACGACACAATCGAGCGCCTCAAGGACGAGACCAACGAGGAGGCGGTCGCGTAG
- a CDS encoding DHH family phosphoesterase gives MSTGVTVSSMSTYAILGCGSVGHAVADALTAEEKDVLILDKDESRVEALRDQDLNAQQQDISEDGVVEAVADRDVILILSSDVDANKDAVRAIRERGGDQYVVVRASDPVSEDELADLGADVVINPSTVIADSAIRSLESGELEYKARQLADILRDTDGTLAVLAHDNPDPDSIAAAVALAAIAAEYDVEAEILYDGEIGHQENRAFVNTLGIDLHARDETRPLSEYGALALVDYAESGGNEIDAEVDIYIDHDEPETAIDAAFTDIRKNVSSTSTILTKYLQEFDLSPSETVATALLYGIRAETVDFKRDTTPADLTAAAYLHPFANHDTLEDVESPSMSPETLDVLAEAIQNREVQGSHLISNAGFVRDREALAQAAQQLLNLEGITTSAVFGIVDDTITLAARSKDIRINIGNVLRDGFSDVGEAVGHAKQGTAEIPLGLFTGIETTESNRDTLLSLSEEAVRKKLFDAMGVESSSSAGSGSSESSNGT, from the coding sequence ATGAGCACCGGGGTCACCGTCTCGTCGATGTCGACGTACGCCATTCTCGGGTGCGGGAGCGTCGGGCACGCGGTGGCCGACGCCTTGACCGCCGAGGAGAAGGACGTGCTGATCCTGGACAAGGACGAGTCCCGCGTTGAGGCCCTACGGGATCAGGACCTGAACGCCCAACAGCAGGACATCTCCGAGGACGGCGTGGTCGAGGCGGTCGCCGACCGCGACGTGATCCTCATCCTCTCGTCGGACGTCGACGCCAACAAGGACGCCGTCCGCGCCATCCGCGAGCGCGGCGGCGACCAGTACGTCGTCGTCCGCGCCTCCGACCCCGTCAGCGAGGACGAACTCGCCGACCTGGGCGCGGACGTGGTGATCAACCCCTCGACGGTCATCGCCGACTCCGCGATCCGCTCGCTCGAGTCCGGCGAGCTGGAGTACAAGGCCCGCCAGCTCGCGGACATCCTCCGCGACACGGACGGAACGCTCGCGGTGCTGGCCCACGACAACCCCGACCCCGACTCCATCGCCGCCGCGGTCGCGCTCGCGGCGATCGCCGCCGAGTACGACGTCGAGGCCGAGATACTCTACGACGGCGAGATCGGCCACCAGGAGAACCGGGCGTTCGTCAACACGCTCGGGATCGACCTCCACGCCCGCGACGAGACCCGGCCGCTCTCGGAGTACGGCGCGCTCGCGCTCGTCGACTACGCCGAGAGCGGCGGCAACGAGATCGACGCCGAGGTCGACATCTACATCGACCACGACGAGCCCGAGACGGCCATCGACGCGGCGTTCACCGACATCCGCAAGAACGTCTCCTCCACTTCGACGATCCTCACGAAGTACCTCCAGGAGTTCGACCTCTCGCCCAGCGAGACGGTCGCGACCGCGCTGCTGTACGGCATCCGCGCGGAGACGGTCGACTTCAAGCGCGACACGACGCCCGCGGACCTGACGGCCGCGGCGTACCTCCACCCGTTCGCCAACCACGACACGCTTGAGGACGTGGAATCGCCAAGCATGAGTCCGGAGACGCTGGACGTGCTCGCGGAGGCCATTCAGAACCGCGAGGTCCAGGGCAGCCACCTCATCTCCAACGCCGGCTTCGTCCGCGACCGCGAGGCGCTCGCTCAGGCGGCCCAACAGCTGCTCAATCTCGAGGGTATCACCACCTCGGCCGTCTTCGGCATCGTCGACGACACGATCACCCTCGCCGCGCGCTCGAAGGACATCCGCATCAACATCGGCAACGTCCTCCGCGACGGCTTCTCGGACGTTGGCGAGGCGGTCGGCCACGCGAAGCAGGGCACCGCCGAGATCCCGCTGGGTCTGTTCACCGGGATCGAGACGACCGAATCCAACCGAGACACACTGCTGTCGCTCTCGGAGGAGGCCGTTCGAAAGAAGCTGTTCGACGCGATGGGCGTCGAGAGCAGCTCCAGCGCCGGGTCCGGGTCGAGCGAATCGTCGAACGGTACGTAG
- a CDS encoding HalOD1 output domain-containing protein: MTRRSTLEETETDERDAADPARHGSPVSAVVRSFAAVEDIDPVELNTTLQEVVDADALASLARHEGSDWRLEFPLGDHEVVVEGGGTVVVDDRAFPNQF; encoded by the coding sequence ATGACACGGAGATCAACGCTCGAAGAGACTGAAACCGACGAACGCGACGCGGCCGACCCGGCCCGGCACGGATCCCCTGTGTCGGCGGTCGTCCGCTCCTTCGCGGCGGTCGAGGACATCGACCCCGTGGAACTGAACACGACCCTCCAGGAAGTCGTCGACGCCGACGCGCTCGCGTCGCTCGCGCGCCACGAGGGGAGCGACTGGCGCCTCGAGTTCCCCCTCGGCGACCACGAGGTCGTCGTCGAGGGTGGCGGAACCGTCGTCGTCGACGACCGCGCCTTCCCGAACCAGTTTTGA
- a CDS encoding pyridoxal phosphate-dependent aminotransferase: MFPPLAYLQWIEGRPAAAEHDLGSSDLRRPPAGDPDDPVPSRLRGRSAPEYDRSLRERVAAEYDLDETNVLLTAGATHGGFLASATAAALARERDGGDDGPRPWALVEAPGYEPLVETPRGIGSRAARFRRPGPTYDLDPDRVAAAAADLAGPLAHVTVTNRHNPTGALTDRATLAATAEVAADRGGHLLVDEVYAPYTVREGGQGGSAETATSDGAFGGPTGAGLPATVTVGSLTKFHGLGGLRVGWITGPQAFVERARLVEHHVPALAAPSVALARRFFAHRDDLVADAREHCRRNHELLAAFLDGRDDLAGSVEPGSPFAYLEHERADGDAVSEAAWDAGVLVVPGRFFGLDDGVRVSLGRAPDDCAAALEAFGRVLDGL, encoded by the coding sequence ATGTTCCCGCCGCTCGCGTACCTGCAGTGGATCGAGGGGCGTCCGGCCGCCGCCGAGCACGACCTCGGATCCAGCGACCTCCGACGCCCGCCCGCCGGCGACCCAGACGACCCCGTTCCGTCCCGACTGCGCGGGCGTTCCGCTCCCGAGTACGACCGATCGCTGCGCGAGCGCGTCGCCGCCGAGTACGACCTCGACGAGACGAACGTGCTGCTCACCGCGGGGGCGACCCACGGCGGCTTCCTCGCGTCCGCGACCGCGGCGGCGCTCGCCCGCGAGCGCGACGGCGGAGACGACGGCCCCCGCCCATGGGCGCTCGTAGAGGCGCCGGGCTACGAACCGCTCGTCGAGACGCCGCGCGGGATCGGCAGCCGAGCCGCACGCTTCCGACGCCCCGGACCGACGTACGATCTCGACCCCGACCGCGTCGCGGCGGCGGCCGCCGACCTCGCGGGCCCGCTCGCGCACGTCACGGTCACCAACCGGCACAACCCGACGGGCGCCCTGACCGACCGCGCGACGCTCGCGGCGACCGCCGAGGTCGCCGCCGACCGCGGCGGCCACCTGCTCGTCGACGAGGTGTACGCGCCCTACACCGTCCGCGAGGGTGGCCAGGGAGGCAGTGCAGAGACAGCTACAAGCGACGGCGCCTTCGGCGGCCCGACGGGCGCCGGGCTGCCGGCGACGGTCACCGTCGGCTCGCTCACGAAGTTCCATGGGCTGGGCGGGCTCCGCGTCGGCTGGATCACCGGCCCCCAGGCGTTCGTCGAGCGCGCGCGGCTGGTGGAACACCACGTCCCCGCGCTCGCCGCGCCGAGCGTCGCGCTCGCGCGCCGATTTTTCGCCCACCGGGACGACCTCGTCGCCGACGCCCGCGAGCACTGCCGCCGGAACCACGAACTGCTCGCGGCGTTCCTCGACGGCCGCGACGACCTTGCCGGGTCCGTCGAACCGGGGTCGCCGTTCGCGTACCTCGAACACGAGCGCGCCGACGGCGACGCGGTGAGCGAGGCTGCGTGGGACGCCGGCGTGCTCGTCGTCCCCGGGCGCTTCTTCGGGCTGGACGACGGCGTCCGCGTCTCGCTGGGGCGGGCGCCCGACGACTGTGCGGCGGCGCTCGAGGCGTTCGGCCGGGTTCTTGACGGACTCTGA
- a CDS encoding arylamine N-acetyltransferase family protein, with the protein MDTERTTRHLARIGVDPATVSVDREGLRRLQRAHVRSVPFETLSVAGHPHRADDPEGVDRHPDALYGKIVDRGDGRGGFCYELNELFRALLSAVGFDVTRVAARVVDGADDPGHPPANHQTTLVSLPDAATPVVADVGMGVPTMRRPTPLSGEPLTDEAGITWRVRESERPDADYRTEYRRAGDEEWTVRYRFGTVARERSFYAAACEFLTAAPESPFTGDPVVSRSTPDGHLKLRPDELVRFERGEETTEPVTPESWPVVARDEFGLVYEPA; encoded by the coding sequence ATGGACACCGAGCGCACGACGCGCCATCTCGCCCGTATCGGCGTCGACCCCGCGACGGTCTCGGTCGACCGCGAGGGGCTCCGCCGGCTCCAGCGAGCGCACGTCCGGTCGGTCCCGTTCGAGACGCTCTCGGTCGCGGGCCACCCGCACCGCGCCGACGACCCGGAGGGCGTGGACCGACATCCGGACGCGCTGTACGGGAAGATCGTCGACCGCGGGGACGGCCGCGGCGGCTTCTGCTACGAGCTGAACGAGCTGTTCCGGGCGCTGCTCTCCGCGGTGGGCTTCGACGTGACGCGGGTCGCCGCGCGCGTCGTCGACGGCGCCGACGACCCCGGCCACCCGCCGGCGAACCACCAGACGACGCTCGTCTCGCTCCCCGACGCGGCGACGCCGGTCGTCGCCGACGTGGGGATGGGCGTGCCGACGATGCGCCGTCCGACGCCGCTGTCGGGCGAGCCCCTGACGGACGAGGCAGGCATAACCTGGCGCGTGCGCGAGAGCGAGCGCCCGGACGCCGACTACCGGACGGAGTACCGCCGGGCCGGGGACGAGGAGTGGACCGTCCGCTATCGCTTCGGGACCGTCGCCCGCGAACGCTCCTTCTACGCGGCCGCCTGCGAGTTCCTCACGGCCGCCCCGGAGTCGCCGTTCACCGGCGATCCGGTGGTGTCGCGGTCGACCCCGGACGGCCATCTGAAGCTTCGGCCCGACGAACTCGTCCGGTTCGAGCGGGGCGAGGAGACGACGGAGCCGGTCACGCCCGAGTCCTGGCCTGTCGTCGCCCGCGATGAGTTCGGGCTCGTCTACGAGCCCGCGTGA
- a CDS encoding LutC/YkgG family protein, whose translation MSSDTLSAFVAGAEDHHASVHPSAPDAVPGTVADLIDPPAVGVRLPDGLDLPEGVATDPTPAELDAANTGITAARLAIADYGTVVLESDAAGSEAVSLFPERHVAVVRAGDVVPGMREAIGRLGDRLRDGASEVLATGPSATADMGDLVIGAHGPREVEIVLVEDSDE comes from the coding sequence ATGAGTTCGGACACCCTCTCGGCGTTCGTCGCCGGCGCCGAGGACCACCACGCGAGCGTCCACCCGTCCGCGCCCGACGCGGTCCCGGGGACCGTCGCCGACCTGATCGACCCGCCGGCGGTCGGGGTCCGGCTCCCGGACGGGCTCGACCTCCCCGAGGGCGTCGCGACAGATCCGACGCCGGCGGAGCTGGACGCCGCGAACACGGGGATCACCGCCGCACGCCTCGCGATCGCGGACTACGGGACGGTCGTGCTGGAGTCCGACGCCGCCGGCAGCGAGGCGGTCTCGCTGTTCCCCGAGCGTCACGTCGCGGTGGTGCGCGCCGGCGACGTGGTCCCCGGGATGCGCGAGGCGATCGGCCGCCTCGGCGACCGCCTCCGCGACGGCGCGAGCGAGGTGCTCGCGACGGGCCCCTCCGCGACCGCCGACATGGGTGACCTCGTGATCGGCGCGCACGGACCCAGGGAAGTCGAGATCGTCCTCGTGGAGGACAGCGATGAGTAA
- a CDS encoding GIY-YIG nuclease family protein: MSDAGTYTLVFAVPEAIAVEVGALGGRELPAGAYAYTGSALGAGGFSRIDRHRRVAAGDHDVRHWHVDYLGAHDAVSLATVERLGDGRDEECRLARAVATGAADGDPVPGFGASDCDCPSHLARFDGVAAAEAAVATAYDELREVEEADENRASDASNAR; this comes from the coding sequence GTGAGCGACGCCGGTACCTACACGCTGGTGTTCGCCGTTCCCGAGGCGATCGCCGTCGAGGTCGGCGCGCTCGGCGGCCGGGAGCTTCCCGCTGGGGCGTACGCCTACACGGGGAGCGCGCTCGGCGCCGGCGGCTTCTCGCGCATCGACCGCCACCGCCGGGTCGCCGCCGGCGACCACGACGTGCGCCACTGGCACGTCGACTACCTCGGCGCCCACGACGCCGTCTCGTTGGCGACGGTCGAGCGCCTCGGCGACGGCCGCGACGAGGAGTGCCGCCTCGCGCGGGCGGTCGCGACCGGGGCCGCGGACGGCGACCCGGTCCCCGGCTTCGGCGCCTCCGACTGCGACTGCCCGTCCCACCTCGCGCGGTTCGACGGCGTCGCGGCCGCGGAAGCAGCGGTGGCGACGGCGTACGACGAGCTTCGGGAGGTCGAGGAAGCCGATGAGAACCGTGCATCCGACGCGTCGAACGCGCGCTGA